In the Oryza glaberrima chromosome 6, OglaRS2, whole genome shotgun sequence genome, one interval contains:
- the LOC127777713 gene encoding xyloglucan O-acetyltransferase 1-like — MAAREPPRHGHGATRLSCPTPATTTTTTSNLCSFLNRAVSAWLVCAVLSLFLFNLLWFYPVDAPWNVVISGEGKRPSMAMAGGGGEEARCDYSEGRWVAAPGRARRYNGTACNVKESERCVGNGRPDTGYLDWRWQPASCELPAFDVAAFVGAARGKHVAFVGDSMARNQAESLVCLLATAFPYTLVYRDPHPRERKFWRWAFPAHNVTVSVYWAPFLARSTGKTDDYRKPRNDVYLGALAERWSADADTMDVVVISQGHWFWIPTVYHDAATGEVVGMHNVTGLKNTGDIGLFAPYRRTLRMALERLVGSGAGNRTRARTVVVATFSPSHFEKAWDDPTTCARTRPYDDGEKEVGADERELRSIAMEEVAAAAARRGAAAGGGESRVEVLDVTKLATMRPDGHPGVYMHRDPFARGVPKRLQVDCLHFCLPGPVDTFNEILLQLLISKRR, encoded by the coding sequence ATGGCCGCACGCGAGCCACCGCGTCACGGCCATGGCGCCACCCGGCTGTCGTGCCCAActccggcgaccaccaccaccaccaccagcaatCTTTGCAGCTTCCTCAACAGAGCCGTCTCCGCTTGGCTCGTCTGCGCCGTGCTCAGCTTGTTTCTCTTCAACCTCCTCTGGTTTTACCCTGTCGACGCGCCGTGGAACGTCGTCATTTCCGGCGAAGGTAAGCGTCCATCCATGGCgatggcaggaggaggaggggaggaggctaGGTGCGACTACTCGGAAgggcggtgggtggcggcgccggggcgcgcgcggcggtaCAACGGCACGGCGTGCAACGTGAAGGAGAGCGAGCGGTGCGTCGGGAACGGGCGGCCGGACACGGGCTACCTGGACTGGCGGTGGCAGCCGGCGTCGTGCGAGCTCCCGGCGTTCGACGTGGCGGCGTTCGTGGGCGCGGCGCGCGGAAAGCACGTCGCGTTCGTCGGCGACTCGATGGCGCGCAACCAGGCGGAGTCGCTCGTCTGCCTCCTCGCCACGGCGTTCCCGTACACCCTCGTGTACCGCGACCCGCACCCGCGGGAGCGCAAGTTCTGGCGCTGGGCGTTCCCGGCGCACAACGTGACGGTGTCCGTCTACTGGGCGCCGTTCCTCGCCAGGTCCACCGGCAAGACGGACGACTACCGGAAGCCGCGCAACGACGTCTACCTCGGCGCGCTCGCCGAGCGGTGGTCGGCCGACGCCGACACGATGGACGTGGTGGTGATCAGCCAGGGGCACTGGTTCTGGATCCCGACCGTCTACCACGACGCCGCCACGGGCGAGGTGGTCGGCATGCACAACGTCACCGGGCTCAAGAACACCGGCGACATCGGCCTCTTCGCGCCGTACAGGAGGACTCTGCGGATGGCGCTGGAGCGGCTcgtcggctccggcgccggcaaccGCACCCGCGCCCGCACCGTGGTGGTGGCCACGTTCTCGCCGTCGCACTTCGAGAAGGCGTGGGACGACCCCACGACGTGCGCGAGGACGCGGCCGTACGACGACGGGGAGAAGGAGGTGGGCGCCGACGAGAGGGAGCTCCGGAGCATCGCCATGGaggaggtggccgccgccgccgctcgccgtggcgccgccgctggcggcggcgagagcaggGTGGAGGTGCTCGACGTGACGAAGCTGGCGACGATGCGGCCGGACGGGCACCCGGGGGTGTACATGCACCGCGACCCGTTCGCGCGCGGCGTGCCGAAGCGGCTGCAGGTGGACTGCCTCCACTTCTGCCTGCCTGGGCCGGTGGACACGTTCAACGAGATCTTGCTGCAGCTACTGATCAGCAAGAGGCGGTGA
- the LOC127775603 gene encoding xyloglucan O-acetyltransferase 2-like, with amino-acid sequence MVTTNFVQNHHLQNSQFFLLPKRQLVTYALYALIPLALLHYLLFNPVATAKKPVVVVVQATDDASVIASSHHEHVKVNAKQLPVPPSDQGDEVFKKNAIAGEVAAAAACDYSDGEWVPDARPPLYNGTSCATIKDGQNCMAHGRPDTGYLHWRWRPRRCDLPAFSPEAFLGWLRGKHLAFVGDSLARNQAESLVCLLASRSTPELVHRDGEENRFRRWAFREHDATVSIFWSPFLVKAAEKAERAGVRHNNVFLDAFDERWMSGLGGLDAVVLSIGHWFLIPGIYHDAGEVVGCHDCAEFNHTETPFFAVFRQAVHRTLAEITRRHVLAAGAGTSKSKSKVVAFTTFSPAHFEGEWDKAGACNKTRPYKNGEKEAGYTEAEMRKTVVEEVAAADAAAAGGGGAGLRFAALDVTTLANLRPDGHPGPYMRGDPFAGGGGGGARVQNDCVHWCLPGAIDTFNEILLQTITR; translated from the exons ATGGTGACCACCAATTTCGTGCAGAACCACCACCTCCAGAACAGCCAGTTCTTCCTGCTCCCCAAGAGGCAGCTTGTGACCTACGCCCTCTACGCTCTCATCCCTCTCGCCCTCCTCCATTACCTTCTCTTCAACCCTGTGGCCACTGCCAAgaagccggtggtggtggtggttcagGCGACAGACGATGCTTCGGTCATCGCCTCGTCTCATCACGAGCATGTCAAGGTGAATGCCAAGCAGCTGCCTGTGCCCCCTTCTGACCAAGGAGatgaagtgttcaagaagaatgCGATAG CCGgagaagtggcggcggcggcggcgtgcgacTACTCCGACGGCGAGTGGGTACCGGACGCGCGGCCGCCTCTCTACAACGGGACGAGCTGCGCCACGATCAAGGATGGGCAGAACTGCATGGCGCACGGCCGGCCGGACACCGGCTACCTCcactggcggtggcggccgcggcggtgcgaCCTCCCGGCGTTCTCGCCGGAGGCGTTCCTCGGCTGGCTCCGCGGCAAGCACCTCGCGTTCGTCGGCGACTCGCTGGCGCGCAACCAGGCGGAGTCGCTGGTGTGCCTCCTGGCGTCCCGCTCCACGCCGGAGCTCGTGcaccgcgacggcgaggagaacaGGTTCCGGCGGTGGGCGTTCCGGGAGCACGACGCCACCGTGTCCATCTTCTGGTCGCCGTTCCTCGTCAAGGCCGCGGAGAAGGCGGAGCGCGCCGGCGTGCGGCACAACAACGTGTTCCTGGACGCGTTCGACGAGCGGTGGATGTCCGGGCTGGGGGGCCTCGACGCCGTCGTGCTCTCCATCGGGCACTGGTTCCTGATCCCGGGCATCTaccacgacgccggcgaggtcgtcggctGCCACGACTGCGCCGAGTTCAACCACACCGAGACCCCCTTCTTCGCCGTGTTCAGGCAGGCGGTCCACCGGACGCTCGCCGAGATCACCCGGCGccacgtcctcgccgccggcgcgggcacgagcaagagcaagagcaaggtaGTGGCGTTCACGACGTTCTCGCCGGCGCACTTCGAGGGGGAGTGGGACAAGGCCGGCGCGTGCAACAAGACGCGGCCGTACAAGAACGGCGAGAAGGAGGCCGGGTACACGGAGGCGGAGATGCGCAAGACCGTCGTGgaagaggtcgccgccgccgacgccgccgcggccggcggcggcggcgcgggcctgCGGTTCGCGGCGCTGGACGTGACGACGCTGGCCAACCTGCGGCCCGACGGGCACCCGGGCCCGTACATGCGCGGCGAcccgttcgccggcggcggcggcggcggcgcgcgggtgcAGAACGACTGCGTGCACTGGTGCCTCCCCGGCGCCATCGACACGTTCAACGAGATTCTGCTCCAGACCATCACCAGATGA